From Thalassotalea euphylliae, the proteins below share one genomic window:
- the rep gene encoding DNA helicase Rep: MQLNPRQDEAKKYVSGPCLVLAGAGSGKTGVICQKIAYLIQKCGYKARNIAAVTFTNKAAREMKERVAKMLGRELTRGLIVSTFHSLGLDIVRREIKTLGYKPGFTLFDDQDTIALLKELTEQELEGDKDLLSKLQMMISNWKNDLLLPDQVLKQAGDADTALYAEFYQRYHNHMKAYNALDFDDLILIPTLLLKHYPEVRARWQKKIQYMLVDEYQDTNASQYELVKLITGERGRLTVVGDDDQSIYSWRGAKPQNLVLLGQDYPNLKLIKLEQNYRSSGRILHCANILIANNPHVYDKALFSEHDYGVPIRIVQTRNEEHEVERVVGELIGHRFMNKSHYKDYAILYRGNHQSRLLEKALMTNRIPYKISGGTSFFSRAEIKDIMAYLRLLVNHDDDNAFLRICNVPKRELGPATLEKLGNYANKRQISMFAASFEFGLEQTLTGRALVNLQKFTRWIVETADNAERGDTPAVLRSMIREMNYEDYLYDSSPSGKAAEMRMKNVTQLFSWVTQMLEGDELDEPMTLPQVVSRLTLRDMMERNEEEEFSDQVQLMTLHASKGLEFPYVFLIGMEEGLLPHQSSIDEDNVEEERRLAYVGVTRAKRELICTYARERRQFGEVARTEPSRFLYEMPQDDLNWENERAPKSQEQKQETAKAGVANLRELLKKKDS, encoded by the coding sequence ATGCAACTAAACCCTCGCCAAGATGAAGCAAAAAAATACGTCAGTGGCCCTTGTTTGGTGCTGGCTGGCGCGGGCAGCGGTAAAACCGGTGTTATTTGTCAGAAAATTGCTTATTTGATCCAAAAATGTGGCTATAAAGCGCGTAATATTGCTGCCGTAACCTTCACTAACAAAGCCGCACGAGAGATGAAAGAGCGGGTCGCGAAAATGTTAGGGCGCGAGCTAACACGTGGCCTAATTGTCTCGACCTTCCACTCGCTAGGGTTAGATATTGTTCGCCGTGAAATCAAAACCTTGGGGTATAAACCGGGTTTTACGCTGTTTGATGATCAAGACACCATTGCTTTGCTTAAAGAGCTTACCGAGCAAGAGCTTGAGGGTGATAAAGACTTGCTAAGCAAGTTGCAGATGATGATTTCTAACTGGAAGAATGACCTGTTGCTACCCGATCAAGTGCTGAAACAAGCAGGCGATGCCGATACAGCCTTGTATGCCGAGTTTTACCAGCGTTATCACAATCATATGAAAGCCTACAACGCGCTCGACTTTGATGATCTGATCTTAATTCCCACTTTACTGCTCAAGCACTACCCTGAAGTACGCGCTCGGTGGCAGAAAAAAATTCAATATATGCTGGTGGATGAATACCAAGATACCAATGCTAGCCAATATGAGCTAGTAAAGCTGATCACTGGTGAACGCGGCCGTTTAACTGTGGTTGGTGACGACGACCAATCGATTTATTCGTGGCGTGGTGCTAAGCCGCAAAACCTGGTGCTACTTGGCCAGGATTACCCCAATTTGAAATTGATAAAGCTAGAGCAGAACTATCGCTCTAGTGGCCGTATTCTGCATTGTGCCAATATTCTGATCGCCAACAACCCACATGTGTATGACAAAGCGTTATTTAGTGAGCACGACTATGGTGTACCGATCCGTATCGTACAAACGCGCAACGAAGAGCATGAAGTGGAGCGCGTGGTGGGTGAGCTGATTGGTCATCGCTTTATGAACAAAAGCCATTACAAAGATTACGCCATTTTATATCGCGGTAATCACCAATCACGCTTGCTCGAAAAGGCGCTGATGACTAACCGCATTCCCTACAAAATTAGTGGCGGCACGTCGTTTTTCTCACGCGCTGAAATTAAAGACATCATGGCTTACTTGCGCCTGTTGGTGAATCATGACGACGACAATGCCTTTTTACGCATTTGTAATGTGCCTAAGCGTGAACTTGGCCCGGCTACCTTGGAAAAATTAGGTAACTACGCCAATAAACGCCAAATTAGTATGTTCGCTGCCAGCTTTGAGTTTGGCTTAGAGCAAACATTAACGGGGCGTGCACTGGTTAACTTACAAAAGTTTACCCGTTGGATAGTAGAAACGGCAGATAATGCCGAGCGTGGCGACACACCAGCGGTATTGCGCTCGATGATCCGCGAAATGAATTACGAAGATTACCTATACGACAGCTCGCCAAGCGGTAAAGCAGCTGAAATGCGCATGAAGAACGTGACTCAGCTGTTTAGCTGGGTCACCCAAATGCTTGAAGGCGATGAATTGGACGAGCCGATGACGCTACCGCAAGTGGTTTCTCGCTTGACCTTACGCGATATGATGGAGCGCAACGAGGAAGAAGAATTTTCCGATCAAGTACAGCTAATGACGCTGCACGCCTCCAAAGGGTTGGAATTTCCTTATGTTTTCCTGATTGGTATGGAAGAGGGCTTACTGCCGCACCAATCGAGTATTGATGAAGACAATGTCGAAGAAGAGCGCCGCCTTGCCTACGTAGGGGTAACCCGTGCCAAGCGTGAGCTGATCTGTACTTACGCTCGTGAACGCCGTCAATTTGGCGAGGTAGCTCGTACTGAGCCAAGCCGCTTTTTGTATGAGATGCCACAAGACGACTTAAACTGGGAAAACGAGCGCGCGCCGAAAAGCCAAGAGCAAAAACAGGAAACGGCTAAGGCTGGGGTGGCGAACTTACGCGAACTATTAAAGAAAAAGGACAGTTAG
- the ubiK gene encoding ubiquinone biosynthesis accessory factor UbiK, producing the protein MINAKKIEEIAKQVSDAIPPGVKSVANEIEERTKTVIQRKLSELDVVTREEFDVQTQVLIKTREKLSALEASVASLEQKLAELEQGSEKPAAE; encoded by the coding sequence ATGATCAACGCAAAGAAAATTGAAGAAATCGCCAAACAAGTGAGTGATGCAATTCCACCGGGCGTGAAATCCGTTGCCAATGAAATTGAAGAACGTACAAAAACCGTGATTCAGCGTAAGCTGTCTGAACTAGATGTGGTGACACGTGAAGAATTTGATGTACAGACACAAGTGCTGATCAAAACCCGTGAAAAACTTTCAGCATTGGAAGCGAGTGTTGCCTCTTTAGAGCAAAAATTAGCTGAGCTTGAGCAAGGTTCTGAAAAGCCAGCGGCCGAGTAA
- the spoT gene encoding bifunctional GTP diphosphokinase/guanosine-3',5'-bis pyrophosphate 3'-pyrophosphohydrolase has product MYLFEPLKEFASSYLSKVQIDLLKQAYVVARDAHDGQMRSSGDPYITHPVAVALNLAKMHLDHETLMAALLHDVIEDTEVTKDELAEQFGATVAELVEGVSKLDKLKFDNKEEMQAENFRKMVLAMTRDIRVILIKLADRTHNMRTLESLRPDKRRRIARETLEIYAPIANRLGIHDIKNELEVLGFEALYPMRSRALRSAVKQARGNRKEIINNIQGEIEQRLAEAGIQAQVIGREKHLYSIYRKMLNKELMFNEVMDIYAFRVIVPDKIDDCYRALGAVHNLFKPIETRFKDYIAIPKTNGYQSLHTSLIGPHGIPVEIQIRTNDMDQMADKGVAAHWLYKQDGDDSGTTAQMKARRWMQSLLELQQSAGSSFEFIENVKSDLFPEEIYVFTPDGRIIELPMGATAVDFAYAVHTDVGNSCVGCKVDRKPYPLSQPIDSGQTIEIVTSSAARPNATWLNFVVTAKARLQVRTYLRSQEENESQALGLRLLSHALGTTKLDDIPEEKVAQVVEETGNESLEELLVNIGLGNALSIGIARRLTDEFTDDSEEAVPSKNKMPIKGTEGMLVTYSKCCRPIPGDTILAYLSPGKGLIVHQATCKNIKTHESKLFPVKWDSDIDKEFIAKLRVEIVNHQGALAALTNVVAKSESNVHSMNSGEKDTGLYAIDMEITCRDRVHLADIIRKIKKMIDVQKVVRNK; this is encoded by the coding sequence GTGTATCTATTTGAACCGTTAAAAGAGTTTGCCTCCAGCTATTTGTCGAAAGTACAAATCGACTTACTAAAGCAAGCGTATGTGGTCGCGCGAGACGCCCATGATGGTCAAATGCGGTCAAGTGGCGATCCCTATATTACGCACCCAGTTGCGGTTGCCTTGAATTTGGCAAAGATGCACCTCGATCACGAAACCTTAATGGCCGCCTTGCTACACGATGTCATTGAAGATACCGAAGTTACCAAAGACGAATTAGCAGAGCAGTTTGGCGCGACAGTCGCAGAGCTGGTCGAAGGCGTCAGTAAGCTCGATAAGCTAAAATTCGACAACAAAGAAGAGATGCAAGCGGAGAACTTCCGCAAAATGGTACTGGCAATGACCCGCGATATTCGCGTCATTCTGATCAAACTTGCCGACCGTACTCACAATATGCGCACGCTGGAGTCACTGCGTCCAGACAAACGCCGTCGAATCGCTCGTGAAACCCTAGAGATTTACGCACCAATTGCGAACCGTTTGGGTATTCACGACATTAAGAACGAGCTTGAAGTATTAGGCTTTGAGGCCCTTTACCCAATGCGCTCACGAGCACTGCGCTCAGCGGTAAAACAAGCCCGTGGTAATCGTAAAGAGATCATTAACAATATTCAGGGCGAAATTGAACAACGCCTTGCCGAAGCCGGTATTCAAGCGCAAGTGATTGGCCGTGAAAAACACCTGTATTCCATTTACCGCAAAATGTTAAACAAAGAGTTGATGTTTAACGAAGTGATGGATATTTACGCCTTCCGCGTGATTGTGCCAGACAAAATTGACGACTGTTACCGCGCCCTTGGCGCAGTGCATAACTTGTTTAAGCCCATTGAAACTCGCTTTAAAGACTATATCGCGATCCCAAAAACCAATGGCTATCAGTCGCTACACACATCGCTTATTGGCCCGCACGGTATTCCCGTTGAAATTCAAATTCGCACTAACGACATGGATCAAATGGCGGATAAAGGGGTCGCCGCTCATTGGCTGTACAAGCAAGACGGTGATGACAGTGGCACAACCGCACAAATGAAAGCACGTCGCTGGATGCAAAGCTTGTTAGAGCTGCAACAAAGCGCTGGTAGCTCGTTTGAATTTATCGAAAACGTTAAGTCAGATTTATTCCCAGAAGAAATCTACGTATTCACCCCAGACGGTCGCATTATCGAACTCCCGATGGGCGCGACGGCGGTGGATTTTGCCTACGCCGTTCACACCGATGTGGGTAACTCGTGTGTGGGTTGTAAAGTGGATCGCAAACCTTATCCGCTTAGCCAACCCATTGATTCAGGGCAAACCATCGAAATTGTCACTTCATCTGCTGCGCGTCCTAACGCCACTTGGCTAAATTTTGTGGTTACAGCAAAGGCTAGACTGCAAGTGCGTACTTACTTACGCTCACAAGAAGAAAATGAATCGCAAGCGCTTGGCCTACGCCTGTTAAGCCACGCCTTGGGCACAACCAAGCTCGACGATATTCCTGAGGAAAAAGTCGCGCAGGTTGTTGAGGAAACCGGCAATGAAAGCTTAGAAGAGCTACTTGTTAATATTGGTTTGGGTAATGCGCTTAGCATAGGTATCGCCCGCCGCTTAACCGATGAGTTTACCGACGACAGTGAAGAAGCTGTGCCGAGCAAAAACAAAATGCCGATCAAAGGCACAGAAGGTATGCTGGTCACTTACAGTAAATGTTGTCGCCCTATCCCAGGCGATACCATTTTGGCTTACCTTAGCCCAGGTAAAGGGCTGATTGTTCACCAAGCTACATGTAAAAACATCAAAACTCACGAAAGTAAACTGTTTCCAGTGAAGTGGGATAGTGATATAGATAAAGAGTTTATCGCCAAGTTGCGCGTCGAGATTGTTAATCATCAAGGAGCGTTAGCTGCACTTACCAATGTCGTTGCCAAAAGCGAGTCGAATGTGCATTCAATGAATTCAGGTGAAAAAGACACTGGCCTATACGCCATCGATATGGAAATTACGTGTCGCGACCGCGTGCACTTGGCCGACATTATTCGCAAAATTAAAAAGATGATCGACGTACAAAAAGTCGTTCGTAACAAATAA
- a CDS encoding helix-turn-helix domain-containing protein: MSLGEQLKSLRHAKQMSQPELAELAGIEQSYLSKLENDKAQPSNEMLRKLLTALDIKLEALLQKLPAMSVQKLAALPDVEHWLTQQNQQQFSQRRNYLLASSALIVFAITLFFAGYSKLIFSEQQYEYVSDGVVREGEIKTIFNDWPRLLPRGEKKIRDQKAIEMTGRRDVEHIRIATWLGNPIEKSVDGGTRYYWHSQMVDQAQPINAWLQVIGIFLFAAGMMGFVIERKLFN, translated from the coding sequence ATGAGTTTAGGTGAACAGTTAAAATCGCTTCGTCACGCGAAACAAATGAGCCAGCCGGAGTTGGCCGAGTTAGCCGGAATCGAGCAGTCGTATTTATCGAAGTTAGAAAATGATAAAGCACAGCCTTCCAATGAGATGTTGCGCAAATTGCTGACGGCGCTGGATATCAAGCTTGAAGCTTTGTTGCAAAAACTTCCTGCGATGAGCGTGCAAAAATTAGCGGCGTTACCCGATGTGGAGCACTGGTTAACTCAACAAAACCAGCAACAGTTTAGCCAGCGAAGAAATTATTTATTAGCGTCGAGCGCGTTAATTGTCTTTGCTATCACCTTGTTTTTTGCCGGTTATAGCAAACTGATTTTTTCAGAGCAGCAATATGAATATGTTTCAGACGGTGTGGTGCGCGAAGGCGAGATCAAAACCATTTTTAATGATTGGCCGCGTTTATTGCCGCGGGGTGAAAAGAAAATACGTGATCAAAAAGCTATTGAAATGACCGGCCGTCGCGATGTTGAACATATTCGCATTGCGACTTGGCTCGGCAATCCCATTGAAAAATCAGTCGATGGTGGTACGCGCTATTATTGGCATTCCCAAATGGTTGATCAGGCACAACCGATTAATGCTTGGTTGCAGGTGATTGGCATATTTTTATTTGCTGCCGGGATGATGGGCTTTGTGATTGAACGCAAGCTCTTTAACTAG
- the trmH gene encoding tRNA (guanosine(18)-2'-O)-methyltransferase TrmH, which yields MTPERHNRILSMLNHRQPDLTVCMEGVHKAHNLAAVVRTCDAIGVSAVHAVWKNEQMRASGGIAAGSQNWVDVHNYSSTETAINELKRQKMQVLVTNLSDKAVDFREIDYTKPTAIILGQEKFGASDIAKEMADQDIIIPMVGMVQSLNVSVANAVVLYEAQRQREAAGMYGRSTIDEDTRQRMLFEGGHPIFAKVCQSKGLPYPHINDDGEIIASDDWWQKMQMSQAAWADIDDE from the coding sequence ATGACTCCAGAACGACATAACCGTATTTTAAGTATGCTCAACCATCGCCAGCCAGACTTAACCGTTTGTATGGAAGGCGTGCACAAAGCCCATAACCTTGCGGCAGTGGTGCGTACTTGTGATGCAATTGGCGTTAGTGCAGTGCACGCGGTTTGGAAAAACGAGCAAATGCGCGCTTCTGGCGGTATTGCTGCGGGCAGCCAAAACTGGGTCGATGTTCACAATTACTCATCAACTGAAACCGCCATCAACGAGCTAAAACGCCAAAAGATGCAAGTATTGGTGACTAACCTGTCTGACAAAGCCGTTGATTTTCGCGAGATTGATTACACCAAACCAACGGCAATTATTCTTGGTCAGGAGAAATTTGGCGCTTCTGACATCGCAAAAGAAATGGCCGATCAAGACATCATTATTCCTATGGTCGGCATGGTGCAATCACTGAACGTATCGGTGGCCAATGCCGTAGTGCTTTACGAAGCACAACGCCAGCGCGAAGCGGCAGGTATGTATGGCCGTTCAACCATTGACGAAGACACGCGCCAGCGCATGTTATTTGAAGGTGGCCACCCTATTTTCGCTAAAGTTTGCCAATCAAAAGGGCTGCCTTACCCGCACATTAATGACGACGGTGAAATTATTGCGTCTGACGACTGGTGGCAGAAAATGCAAATGAGCCAAGCAGCTTGGGCCGATATCGACGACGAATAA
- the ilvA gene encoding threonine ammonia-lyase, biosynthetic gives MANHAGEHQAQSAQALGVDYLRRILLAPVYDVAKETDLTPLTKLSARLGNQIFLKREDQQPVHSFKLRGAYNKLANLPEAQCIHGVVAASAGNHAQGLALAASKLGIHATIFMPITTPDIKVDNVRRLGAEVRLVGKSYNDAQQASMECAEQEQKTLIHPFDDVDVIAGQGTVAKELLQQHTKLDAVFIPVGGGGLLAGMAVYLKQLRPDIKVIGVEAEDSACLKAAMASGQPTDLSQVGLFADGVAVKRIGQHTFDVIKHYCDEVITVNSDEICAAIKDVFEQTRVIAEPAGALSLAAISKYCQTSKGGENLAAVLSGANMNFHSLRYISERCELGEQKEAVFAVTIPEQKGSFRRFCQTLSGRGITEFNYRYADESSANIFVGIRIAGGVEEREKLQQELINAGYQVQDFTDNELAKLHIRYMVGGQSQVELDERIFRFQFPEYPGALEKFLDTLGEHWNITLFHYRNHGAAFGQVLAGFDVSDKDQLDFFRHLKDLGYEWQEETQNLAYHAFLKQG, from the coding sequence ATGGCTAATCATGCAGGTGAACATCAAGCACAAAGCGCACAAGCACTCGGCGTAGACTATCTGCGCCGTATTTTGCTGGCGCCTGTTTATGATGTTGCCAAGGAAACAGACTTAACGCCACTGACTAAACTTTCAGCGCGTTTAGGTAACCAGATTTTCTTAAAACGGGAAGATCAGCAGCCCGTACATTCGTTCAAGTTACGCGGTGCTTATAACAAATTAGCAAACCTGCCTGAAGCCCAGTGCATTCATGGTGTTGTTGCCGCCTCTGCCGGTAACCATGCGCAAGGCTTGGCACTGGCTGCCAGCAAACTGGGTATTCATGCTACTATTTTTATGCCAATTACAACGCCAGATATTAAAGTCGATAATGTGCGTCGTTTAGGGGCAGAGGTGCGCTTAGTTGGCAAAAGCTATAACGATGCGCAACAAGCGTCGATGGAATGTGCTGAACAAGAGCAAAAAACGCTGATCCACCCATTTGATGATGTTGATGTGATCGCAGGTCAAGGCACGGTTGCCAAAGAGTTATTGCAGCAGCACACCAAGCTTGATGCGGTATTTATTCCTGTGGGTGGCGGTGGTTTGCTTGCGGGGATGGCGGTGTATTTAAAGCAACTGCGACCTGATATTAAAGTGATTGGCGTCGAAGCGGAAGACTCTGCTTGCCTAAAAGCGGCGATGGCATCAGGCCAGCCTACGGATCTAAGCCAAGTGGGCTTGTTTGCCGACGGTGTTGCCGTTAAGCGCATTGGCCAGCACACCTTTGATGTGATCAAACATTACTGTGATGAGGTGATCACCGTTAACAGCGATGAAATCTGTGCTGCTATTAAAGATGTCTTCGAGCAAACCCGTGTGATTGCCGAGCCTGCGGGGGCCTTGTCGTTGGCGGCAATTAGCAAATATTGCCAAACCAGCAAAGGTGGCGAGAATCTAGCGGCGGTGCTCTCTGGCGCGAATATGAATTTTCACAGTCTGCGCTATATTTCTGAGCGCTGCGAGCTAGGTGAGCAAAAAGAAGCGGTGTTTGCGGTAACCATTCCCGAGCAAAAAGGCAGTTTTAGACGTTTTTGCCAAACCTTATCGGGGCGTGGTATTACCGAGTTTAACTATCGGTATGCTGACGAAAGTAGCGCTAATATTTTTGTCGGTATTCGCATTGCTGGCGGGGTTGAAGAGCGCGAGAAACTGCAGCAAGAACTCATAAATGCTGGCTATCAGGTGCAGGATTTTACTGACAACGAACTGGCAAAACTGCACATTCGCTATATGGTCGGTGGGCAGAGCCAAGTTGAACTTGATGAGCGCATTTTCCGTTTCCAATTCCCTGAATATCCCGGAGCTTTGGAAAAGTTCTTAGATACCTTAGGTGAGCACTGGAATATTACCTTATTCCACTACCGTAACCACGGCGCGGCATTTGGTCAGGTACTCGCGGGTTTTGATGTGAGTGACAAAGATCAGCTCGACTTTTTCCGCCACCTTAAAGACCTGGGGTACGAGTGGCAGGAGGAAACACAAAACCTTGCTTATCATGCCTTTTTAAAACAGGGCTAA
- the recG gene encoding ATP-dependent DNA helicase RecG, whose translation MSTTNNHSYNRFQNNNNMQGTTNLAQVTIASLKGVGPAMAEKFAKLGLNSVQDLLFHLPLRYEDRTRVTAVRDLLPGIYTNIIGEITNNQVVLGRKRMLVVTINDGTGSIDLRFFHFSAAQKNALTIGTELRCYGEVQRGPRSFQIVHPEYKPLDNDQALTAVEETLTPVYPTTDGLRQITFRNISEQALKRLEHGSVEELLPTQFLNEPYTLAAALKLIHRPPPDVSTEQLENGKHPAQLRLIKEELLAHNLSMVKLRQSADKHDAMPMQVDNKLNQTFLDSLPFEPTGAQARVVKEIRDDLAKQVPMMRLVQGDVGSGKTLVAALAALTAISQGFQVALMAPTEILAEQHAINFQRWFEPLDITVGWLAGKTKAKARREALAKIADGTIQMAVGTHALFQEQVEFHKLTLIIIDEQHRFGVHQRLSLREKGAFDNKYPHQLIMTATPIPRTLAMTAYADLDTSVIDELPPGRTPINTIALPDTRRDDVIERIRQGCMNDNRQAYWVCTLIEESEVLQCQAAEDTANYLQEVLPELHIGLVHGRMKPAEKQQVMEAFKAGDLHLLVATTVIEVGVDVPNSSLMVIENPERLGLAQLHQLRGRVGRGSVASHCVLMYKSPLSKTATKRLGVLRESNDGFVIAQKDLEIRGPGELLGTKQTGLADLKIADLIRDKDLIPEVQQHAYLLWQQHPQQAEAIIQRWLGNREQYSNA comes from the coding sequence ATATCGACGACGAATAACCACAGCTACAACAGATTTCAAAATAACAACAATATGCAGGGAACGACGAATCTAGCACAAGTTACCATCGCCTCACTCAAAGGCGTAGGGCCAGCCATGGCAGAAAAATTTGCCAAGCTTGGCCTTAATTCCGTGCAAGATTTGTTGTTTCACTTGCCACTGCGTTACGAAGATCGCACCCGAGTTACCGCAGTTCGCGACTTACTGCCAGGCATTTATACCAACATTATTGGCGAGATCACCAATAACCAAGTGGTGCTTGGCCGCAAGCGTATGCTCGTGGTCACCATCAACGATGGTACAGGCAGTATCGACCTGCGCTTCTTCCATTTTTCAGCCGCGCAAAAAAATGCCCTTACCATAGGTACAGAGCTGCGCTGCTATGGTGAAGTACAGCGCGGGCCACGCAGCTTTCAAATTGTTCACCCAGAATACAAACCTCTTGATAACGACCAAGCACTGACGGCGGTTGAAGAAACGCTAACGCCAGTATACCCAACAACCGACGGATTAAGGCAAATTACCTTCCGCAACATTAGCGAACAAGCACTAAAGCGCCTTGAGCACGGCAGTGTTGAAGAGTTACTGCCAACACAATTTCTGAATGAACCTTACACGTTAGCAGCGGCGCTAAAACTTATTCATCGACCACCACCAGATGTTTCCACCGAGCAATTAGAAAACGGTAAGCACCCAGCGCAGTTACGCCTGATAAAAGAAGAGTTATTAGCCCATAACTTGAGTATGGTAAAGCTGCGTCAATCGGCAGATAAGCATGACGCTATGCCAATGCAAGTTGATAATAAGCTGAATCAAACGTTTCTCGATAGCCTGCCGTTTGAGCCAACAGGAGCACAAGCGCGTGTTGTTAAAGAGATTCGCGACGACTTGGCGAAACAAGTGCCAATGATGCGTTTGGTGCAGGGGGATGTTGGCTCAGGTAAGACCTTAGTGGCAGCACTGGCAGCGCTCACCGCCATTAGCCAAGGTTTCCAAGTGGCACTCATGGCACCCACCGAAATTCTCGCCGAACAGCACGCCATTAACTTTCAGCGCTGGTTTGAGCCACTTGATATCACTGTCGGTTGGTTAGCAGGTAAAACCAAAGCCAAAGCGCGCCGTGAAGCTTTGGCAAAAATTGCGGATGGCACGATTCAAATGGCGGTTGGCACCCATGCGCTGTTCCAAGAGCAAGTAGAATTTCACAAGCTAACCTTAATCATTATTGATGAGCAGCACAGATTCGGCGTACACCAGCGCTTATCACTGCGAGAAAAAGGCGCGTTTGATAACAAATACCCGCACCAGCTGATCATGACCGCCACGCCTATTCCGCGTACCTTGGCCATGACCGCCTATGCCGATCTCGACACCTCAGTTATTGATGAACTGCCACCGGGTCGAACCCCTATTAACACTATTGCCCTACCCGACACCCGCCGCGATGATGTGATTGAACGTATTCGCCAAGGTTGTATGAATGACAATCGCCAAGCTTACTGGGTATGTACCCTGATTGAAGAATCAGAAGTGCTGCAATGTCAGGCCGCCGAAGACACCGCTAATTACCTACAAGAAGTACTACCAGAGTTGCACATCGGGCTAGTGCATGGCCGGATGAAACCGGCTGAGAAGCAACAAGTGATGGAAGCCTTTAAAGCAGGTGATTTACATTTATTGGTGGCTACCACAGTGATTGAAGTGGGCGTTGATGTTCCTAACTCTAGTTTAATGGTGATTGAAAACCCTGAGCGCTTGGGGTTGGCGCAATTACATCAGCTACGTGGCCGCGTGGGTCGAGGGTCGGTTGCCTCACACTGTGTACTGATGTATAAATCGCCGCTCTCAAAAACCGCCACTAAACGCTTAGGTGTGTTACGCGAAAGTAACGACGGCTTTGTTATTGCGCAAAAAGACTTAGAAATTCGCGGCCCCGGTGAGCTGTTAGGCACCAAACAAACCGGCCTCGCCGATCTTAAAATTGCCGACCTTATTCGCGATAAAGATTTGATCCCCGAAGTACAACAACACGCCTATTTGCTATGGCAACAGCACCCGCAGCAAGCGGAAGCGATTATTCAGCGCTGGCTGGGTAATCGCGAGCAGTATTCAAATGCTTAG
- a CDS encoding RidA family protein produces MKTIVSTENAPSTIGTYSQAVKVRNTVYLSGQIPLVPETMEVVSDDFAEQAEQVFKNLVAVCEAAGGEINDMVKVNIFMTDLANFATVNDIMSKYFAEPYPARAAIQVSALPKGVDIEIDGIMEIPNVA; encoded by the coding sequence ATGAAAACTATAGTTTCAACAGAAAACGCGCCCAGCACCATCGGTACTTACAGCCAAGCGGTAAAAGTAAGAAATACCGTTTATTTATCAGGCCAAATCCCATTAGTACCGGAAACTATGGAAGTAGTTTCGGATGATTTTGCCGAGCAAGCAGAGCAAGTCTTTAAAAACCTCGTTGCTGTGTGTGAAGCCGCAGGTGGTGAAATTAATGACATGGTGAAAGTGAATATTTTTATGACTGATCTTGCCAATTTCGCGACAGTGAACGACATTATGAGCAAGTATTTCGCTGAACCTTACCCTGCCCGTGCCGCCATTCAAGTATCTGCCCTGCCAAAAGGCGTTGATATTGAAATCGACGGCATTATGGAAATTCCTAACGTTGCTTAA
- the rpoZ gene encoding DNA-directed RNA polymerase subunit omega has protein sequence MARVTVEDAVEKIGNRFDLVLVASRRARQIATGGKDALVELENDKPTVLALREIEADLISSEIMDDAERHEQVQQESAELAAVAAIVGGQQG, from the coding sequence ATGGCTCGCGTAACTGTTGAAGATGCAGTAGAAAAAATCGGCAATCGCTTTGACTTGGTGTTAGTTGCATCACGTCGCGCTCGTCAAATCGCCACGGGCGGTAAAGACGCTTTAGTTGAGTTAGAGAACGACAAACCAACGGTATTAGCTTTACGTGAAATCGAAGCTGATTTAATTTCTTCTGAAATTATGGATGACGCTGAGCGTCACGAGCAAGTTCAGCAAGAATCTGCTGAGTTAGCGGCTGTAGCTGCCATTGTTGGTGGTCAGCAAGGCTAA